From Ancylobacter pratisalsi, one genomic window encodes:
- the trbF gene encoding conjugal transfer protein TrbF has protein sequence MSIFKRPATHYGTSPEPVTPYQKAAQVWDERIGSARVQAKNWRLMALGSLFLSGSFASALIWQSTKGTVVPWVVEVDRLGQTQAVGPATGNYRPTDPQIAWHLARFIEQVRSLPADPVIVRQNWLRAYEFTTDRGAAALNDYARANDPFTRVGKQQIAVEVSSVIRASPDSFRLAWVERRYENGQLAATERWSAILTLVIQPPRDAERLRTNPLGIYVNAFSWSREMSQ, from the coding sequence ATGAGCATCTTCAAGCGACCCGCGACCCATTACGGCACCTCGCCCGAGCCCGTCACGCCCTATCAGAAGGCCGCCCAGGTGTGGGACGAGCGCATCGGCTCGGCCCGTGTGCAGGCGAAGAACTGGCGGCTGATGGCGCTTGGGAGCCTGTTCCTCTCAGGCAGCTTTGCATCCGCGCTGATCTGGCAATCGACAAAGGGCACGGTCGTGCCCTGGGTAGTCGAGGTCGATCGCCTCGGTCAGACCCAGGCCGTAGGGCCCGCAACGGGAAACTATCGCCCAACCGATCCGCAGATCGCCTGGCATCTCGCCCGTTTCATCGAGCAGGTGCGCAGCCTGCCGGCCGATCCCGTGATCGTGCGGCAGAACTGGCTCAGGGCCTATGAGTTCACCACCGACCGGGGCGCCGCCGCGCTCAACGATTATGCCCGCGCCAACGATCCTTTCACCCGGGTGGGCAAGCAGCAGATCGCGGTTGAGGTCTCCAGCGTGATCCGCGCCTCGCCGGATTCCTTCCGCCTCGCCTGGGTCGAGCGGCGCTATGAGAACGGCCAGCTCGCCGCCACCGAGCGCTGGAGCGCGATCCTGACACTGGTGATCCAGCCGCCCCGCGATGCCGAGCGCCTGCGCACCAACCCGCTCGGCATCTATGTGAACGCCTTCAGCTGGTCGCGGGAGATGAGCCAGTGA
- the trbG gene encoding P-type conjugative transfer protein TrbG has translation MKTSFRKSVSPAFQRSAFAVFLLSATALGGCASAPKPPQISYDSEVPALPLVPAVVTDERPRPLHTPPAWTPAKGGTDAKTPVARVENANAAARVEPRREGYYNAIQIYPWSEGALYQVYAAPGQITNIALEPGESLTGAGPIAAGDTARWIIGDTESGEGVNRRVHVLVKPTRADIATNLVITTDRRSYMIELRAGEKPYMPAVAWTYPQVPGAQRPSAPLTPIIPSFAVRNYRYALTGDTPPWRPMAVYDDGRKVYVEFPRGVIQGEMPPLFVIGADGEAQIVNSRIHQNILIVDRLFAAAELRLGGGERPQKVRIERTDGRPAS, from the coding sequence GTGAAAACGTCTTTCCGCAAATCCGTATCTCCGGCTTTCCAACGATCCGCCTTTGCGGTTTTCCTGCTCTCGGCCACCGCTCTCGGTGGCTGCGCCTCGGCGCCGAAGCCGCCGCAGATCAGCTATGACAGTGAGGTGCCGGCCCTGCCATTGGTGCCCGCGGTCGTCACGGATGAGCGTCCGCGCCCGCTCCACACGCCGCCCGCCTGGACGCCGGCCAAGGGCGGCACGGACGCCAAAACGCCCGTCGCCCGTGTGGAGAATGCCAATGCCGCCGCGCGGGTCGAGCCGCGCCGCGAGGGCTATTACAACGCCATCCAGATCTATCCGTGGAGCGAGGGTGCGCTCTATCAGGTCTATGCAGCACCCGGCCAGATCACCAATATTGCGCTGGAGCCGGGCGAGAGCCTGACCGGCGCCGGCCCCATCGCGGCGGGCGACACCGCCCGCTGGATCATCGGCGACACCGAGAGCGGCGAAGGGGTAAACCGGCGCGTGCATGTGTTGGTGAAGCCGACGCGGGCGGACATCGCCACTAACCTTGTCATCACCACCGACCGACGCAGCTACATGATCGAGCTGCGCGCTGGCGAGAAGCCCTACATGCCGGCCGTCGCCTGGACCTATCCGCAGGTTCCGGGAGCGCAGCGCCCCAGTGCCCCATTGACGCCGATCATCCCGAGCTTCGCGGTCCGCAACTACCGTTATGCGCTCACCGGCGACACGCCGCCCTGGCGACCGATGGCCGTCTATGACGACGGGCGCAAGGTCTATGTCGAGTTCCCGCGCGGGGTCATTCAGGGCGAGATGCCGCCGCTCTTCGTCATCGGCGCCGATGGCGAAGCGCAGATCGTCAACAGCCGCATCCACCAGAACATCCTGATCGTCGACCGGCTGTTCGCTGCGGCCGAGCTGCGCCTTGGTGGCGGCGAGCGTCCGCAGAAGGTGCGGATCGAGCGCACCGACGGGAGGCCGGCATCATGA
- a CDS encoding TrbI/VirB10 family protein, with amino-acid sequence MSNPDNHDVEADLAAPSTDHAAAMRLRPKPPRVTRLSRKVLAGAGLVVSLGIGGALIYALQGRDKGAGGEELYSTQNRSTADGLAGLPRDYTGPILGPPLPGDLGRPILDAQNRGQPVVPPTVTAPQVDPEQQRRLAEQEAARTSRVFFQAAQARGTAPSSASASGHSGLDAVGPGGTPSTQDRQLAFLNAAVDRRVVASDRVMAPASPYVLQAGAVIPAALITGIRSDLPGQITAQVTENVYDSPTGRILIIPQGTRLLGQYDNGVGFGQRRILLVWNRLIFPNGRSIVLERQPGTDAQGYAGLEDGVDMHWWDLAKAVGLSTLLSVSAELAMDDEDELIQALQSGAQDTINDAGQEIIRRQLQVAPTLTIRPGFPVRVMVTRDLVLEPYRY; translated from the coding sequence ATGAGCAACCCCGACAATCATGACGTTGAGGCCGATCTCGCCGCTCCTAGCACCGATCACGCCGCGGCGATGCGGCTACGTCCCAAGCCGCCCCGCGTCACGCGTCTCTCGCGCAAGGTCCTCGCCGGCGCCGGTCTGGTCGTCAGCCTCGGCATTGGTGGCGCACTGATCTATGCGCTGCAGGGTCGCGACAAAGGCGCGGGCGGTGAGGAACTCTATTCCACGCAGAACCGCTCCACCGCCGATGGCCTTGCCGGCCTGCCGCGGGATTACACCGGGCCGATCCTGGGTCCGCCCCTGCCGGGCGATCTCGGCCGGCCGATCCTTGATGCACAGAACCGCGGCCAGCCTGTCGTGCCGCCGACAGTGACGGCGCCACAGGTCGATCCCGAGCAGCAGAGGCGTCTCGCGGAACAGGAAGCCGCGCGGACCAGCCGCGTATTCTTCCAGGCTGCGCAGGCTCGCGGGACTGCGCCGTCATCGGCGAGTGCGTCCGGCCACAGTGGCCTTGACGCGGTCGGGCCGGGTGGCACGCCCTCGACACAGGACCGCCAGCTTGCCTTCCTCAATGCCGCTGTGGATCGGCGCGTGGTCGCATCCGATCGCGTCATGGCGCCGGCATCGCCGTATGTGCTGCAAGCCGGCGCCGTCATCCCGGCCGCGCTCATCACCGGCATCCGCTCCGACTTGCCCGGCCAGATCACCGCGCAGGTCACCGAGAACGTCTATGACAGCCCAACCGGCCGAATTCTGATCATCCCGCAGGGCACGCGGCTGCTCGGCCAGTACGACAATGGCGTCGGCTTCGGTCAGCGCCGCATCCTGCTGGTCTGGAACCGGCTGATCTTCCCCAATGGCCGCTCCATTGTGCTCGAGCGCCAGCCCGGCACGGATGCGCAGGGTTATGCCGGCCTTGAGGACGGCGTCGACATGCACTGGTGGGATCTCGCCAAGGCGGTCGGCCTCTCGACACTGCTCTCCGTCAGCGCCGAACTCGCTATGGATGACGAGGACGAACTGATCCAGGCGCTCCAAAGCGGGGCTCAGGACACCATCAACGATGCCGGCCAGGAGATCATCCGCCGCCAGTTGCAGGTCGCACCGACCCTGACCATCCGGCCCGGTTTCCCGGTGCGGGTCATGGTCACCCGTGACCTCGTGCTCGAACCCTACAGGTACTGA
- a CDS encoding DUF2274 domain-containing protein has product MAKLKLGPIANDKPVKVALSLPGALHRDLVAYAEVLARDTGEPVPDPVKLIVPMLERFIATDREFARARREAGSAASISASLPAHAPSSVSG; this is encoded by the coding sequence ATGGCGAAGCTGAAACTCGGACCCATCGCTAACGATAAGCCGGTGAAGGTGGCGCTCTCGCTACCCGGCGCACTGCACCGCGATCTTGTCGCCTATGCCGAGGTGCTCGCGCGAGACACCGGCGAGCCTGTCCCGGATCCCGTGAAGCTTATCGTGCCCATGCTGGAGCGCTTCATCGCCACCGATCGCGAATTCGCCAGGGCGCGCCGCGAGGCTGGCAGCGCAGCAAGCATCAGCGCGTCGCTACCCGCTCACGCGCCATCGTCCGTGTCAGGCTGA
- a CDS encoding LysR family transcriptional regulator, with translation MEIAVGGKKSGITEPAERLSRVEAETSATLDLASTLGIINQELIHHAGARMAAPLPTSIELRHLRYFVAAAEHGSFRKAGVALEVKESSISRSVRDLEDEIGVSLFIRHSSGVNLTLAGQRYLSRTRQALEQIREAGEEAAAFGRAEEGHLRIGLFSKLASGFLADLFHRYDQRYSGVHIDFVEAPVESHAAAIRRFDLDAAFILGLQGWADCDAVPLWTEPLFFALPRLHRLAQRAALSWHDLVDETFLVRNQGSGNEVRGFLERKFRELDISPRISTQQLARYSLLGLVATGRGIVPVLQSETVISLPEVVYRPLAGEEVPFSVIYSPKNDNPAVRTLLSLTRTMARERVATR, from the coding sequence GTGGAAATCGCCGTTGGCGGGAAAAAATCCGGCATCACGGAACCGGCAGAGCGTCTCAGCCGCGTGGAAGCCGAGACGTCTGCAACTCTCGACCTCGCCTCAACTTTGGGTATCATTAACCAGGAGCTAATTCACCACGCCGGAGCCCGGATGGCTGCGCCGCTACCCACCTCAATCGAATTACGCCATCTGCGCTATTTCGTGGCCGCCGCCGAGCACGGAAGCTTCCGCAAGGCGGGCGTGGCACTTGAGGTCAAGGAATCCTCGATTAGCCGCAGCGTGCGCGATCTGGAAGACGAGATCGGCGTATCGCTGTTCATCCGGCACTCGAGCGGCGTTAACCTGACTTTGGCGGGGCAAAGGTATCTCAGCCGGACACGCCAGGCGCTGGAGCAGATTCGCGAAGCTGGCGAAGAAGCCGCAGCGTTCGGCCGTGCGGAAGAAGGACACCTGAGGATCGGACTTTTCTCGAAGCTGGCCTCCGGCTTTCTGGCCGACCTGTTCCACAGGTACGATCAGCGCTATTCCGGCGTGCATATCGATTTCGTGGAAGCCCCAGTGGAGAGCCATGCGGCCGCGATAAGGCGGTTCGATCTCGATGCCGCCTTTATCCTCGGTCTGCAGGGCTGGGCGGACTGTGATGCGGTCCCTCTTTGGACCGAACCTTTGTTCTTCGCCTTGCCGCGCCTGCACCGGCTGGCCCAGAGAGCGGCGCTCTCCTGGCACGATCTCGTCGATGAGACTTTCCTTGTGCGTAACCAAGGTTCGGGCAATGAGGTGCGCGGCTTCCTTGAACGGAAGTTCCGGGAACTCGACATCTCCCCGCGTATCAGCACGCAGCAGCTTGCCCGCTACAGCCTTCTTGGTCTCGTCGCCACCGGGCGCGGGATCGTCCCAGTGCTGCAGTCGGAGACGGTGATTAGCCTGCCGGAGGTGGTGTATCGTCCGCTCGCCGGCGAGGAGGTTCCGTTCTCGGTGATCTATTCGCCGAAAAACGACAATCCGGCGGTGCGTACCTTGCTCAGCCTGACACGGACGATGGCGCGTGAGCGGGTAGCGACGCGCTGA
- a CDS encoding sterol desaturase family protein has translation MELTVSPMTERQRKYRSTYRERVAGWYNGWLHIAVIYTIGFTALYVYISNLNSVQWWEWLVVPTVFLFCNFFEWALHRYVMHRPSRIPLLRAVYNRHTLMHHQFFTEEEMRFADHHDWRVTFFPPYALVTFTLMSIPGAVVLSYLVSANVAWLFIITTTSVYLLYEFMHFCTHIDENWFVRNVPFINTIRRHHAAHHNQSIMMERNMNLTFPVMDWLFGTSDLNRGLLGHLFNGYDTRYVKQDMRKTSRTPKPQSSMAQQPAE, from the coding sequence ATGGAACTAACCGTCAGTCCCATGACCGAACGGCAGAGGAAATATCGCTCCACGTATCGGGAGCGCGTGGCTGGCTGGTACAATGGGTGGCTGCATATCGCCGTCATTTATACGATCGGCTTCACAGCTCTCTATGTGTACATCTCAAACCTGAATTCAGTTCAGTGGTGGGAGTGGCTGGTCGTTCCCACCGTGTTTTTGTTCTGCAATTTCTTCGAATGGGCGCTGCATCGCTATGTGATGCATCGCCCCTCACGCATTCCGCTGCTGCGCGCGGTCTATAATCGCCACACGCTGATGCATCACCAGTTCTTCACCGAAGAAGAGATGCGTTTTGCCGACCATCACGACTGGCGCGTCACTTTCTTCCCTCCATATGCGCTGGTGACCTTCACGCTGATGTCGATCCCCGGCGCCGTCGTGTTGTCCTATCTGGTCTCGGCCAACGTGGCGTGGCTGTTCATCATCACCACGACGTCTGTCTATCTGCTCTACGAGTTCATGCATTTCTGCACGCACATCGACGAGAACTGGTTCGTGCGCAACGTGCCGTTTATCAACACCATTCGTCGCCACCATGCGGCCCATCACAATCAGTCGATCATGATGGAGCGCAACATGAACCTCACCTTTCCGGTGATGGACTGGCTGTTCGGCACGTCGGATCTCAATCGGGGCCTGCTTGGTCATCTCTTCAACGGGTACGACACCCGCTACGTGAAGCAGGACATGCGCAAGACCTCGCGCACTCCCAAGCCGCAATCCTCAATGGCGCAGCAGCCGGCTGAATGA
- a CDS encoding Zn-dependent alcohol dehydrogenase yields the protein MSLSYRAAVLHGVQQPLSIETVTAEPLRPNDVLVRIKAAGLCHTDLEVIEGGLRFPMPIVLGHEAAGIVEQVGQQARGVKVGDHVVLSWNPHCGGCFYCDRTLPILCEAYLEQGSKAMPFHGGPSARLTDGRPLRQMMFLGAFGEYCIVSDQQAIPVPHEIPFDRACLIGCGIMTGAGAAMNVASIKRSDTVMVIGCGAVGLAAVQGARLAGAEHIIAVDLNDDKLSLAAALGATTLVNAAEEDAAQVARDATKGRGADVVLESAGSLPAFRVSTEAVRPGGEVIWLGKIDIENDVTFRWGSLMGEKRIRRSSYGGARPGRDFPMLAKAYLDGRLKLDELISRRMALDDINEGFSALKRGETIRSVIMF from the coding sequence ATGAGTTTGAGTTACAGGGCGGCGGTTCTTCATGGCGTGCAGCAGCCATTGTCGATCGAGACGGTAACCGCTGAGCCGCTGCGTCCTAACGACGTGCTGGTGCGGATCAAGGCCGCGGGCCTGTGCCACACGGACCTCGAGGTCATCGAGGGTGGATTGCGTTTTCCCATGCCGATCGTGCTGGGGCACGAGGCAGCCGGTATCGTTGAGCAGGTCGGCCAGCAGGCGCGCGGCGTGAAGGTAGGAGACCATGTCGTGCTGTCATGGAATCCGCATTGTGGCGGCTGCTTCTATTGCGACCGCACCTTGCCGATCCTCTGCGAGGCCTATCTCGAACAGGGATCGAAGGCGATGCCGTTCCACGGCGGGCCAAGTGCGCGGCTGACGGACGGCCGGCCATTGCGGCAGATGATGTTTCTTGGGGCGTTTGGAGAATACTGCATCGTGTCGGACCAGCAGGCGATCCCGGTCCCACACGAGATTCCCTTCGACCGCGCCTGCCTGATCGGATGCGGGATAATGACCGGGGCCGGCGCTGCGATGAATGTTGCTTCGATCAAGCGGAGCGACACCGTGATGGTGATCGGCTGCGGCGCGGTTGGGCTCGCCGCAGTGCAGGGTGCACGGCTTGCGGGCGCGGAGCACATCATCGCCGTCGACCTAAATGACGACAAGCTCTCCCTCGCCGCCGCTCTGGGTGCCACCACGCTGGTCAACGCGGCCGAGGAGGATGCGGCGCAGGTCGCGCGGGACGCCACCAAAGGACGCGGAGCCGATGTCGTGCTGGAATCCGCTGGCAGCCTCCCAGCGTTCCGCGTCAGCACCGAGGCCGTGCGGCCGGGCGGCGAAGTAATCTGGCTCGGCAAGATCGACATAGAGAATGATGTGACGTTCCGCTGGGGTTCGCTGATGGGCGAGAAGCGGATCCGACGCTCCTCTTATGGTGGAGCGCGGCCGGGCCGAGACTTTCCAATGCTGGCCAAGGCCTATCTCGACGGACGTCTCAAGCTGGATGAGCTGATCTCCCGCCGCATGGCACTCGATGACATCAATGAGGGCTTCAGCGCGCTCAAGCGCGGCGAGACCATTCGTAGCGTCATTATGTTCTAA
- a CDS encoding antibiotic biosynthesis monooxygenase family protein, with amino-acid sequence MIAVIFEVWPSEGERQRYLDIAAELRSELVLVDGFISIERFQSLNEPEKMLSLSFWRDEDAVQQWRNLPNHRLAQEKGRAGVFRDYRLRVASVDRDYGLTRRDEAPGDSRQAHHRALPA; translated from the coding sequence ATGATCGCTGTCATTTTTGAGGTGTGGCCATCGGAGGGGGAACGGCAGCGCTATCTCGACATCGCCGCCGAGTTGCGCTCCGAATTGGTGCTGGTTGATGGGTTCATTTCCATCGAGCGCTTCCAGAGCCTCAATGAACCCGAAAAGATGCTGTCACTATCGTTCTGGCGCGACGAGGACGCGGTCCAGCAATGGCGTAATCTTCCCAATCATCGACTCGCGCAAGAGAAAGGTCGCGCTGGAGTTTTCCGCGACTACCGTCTGCGCGTCGCGTCGGTGGATCGCGACTACGGTCTGACAAGGCGCGACGAGGCGCCTGGCGACAGCCGGCAGGCGCATCATCGCGCGCTGCCGGCCTAG
- a CDS encoding ABC transporter substrate-binding protein, translating to MQTFSLHIYDMSDLGRALDSQGGNLMNISRRTLMRGIGAAGLAASAPGIFSPAIAQSTPVRVGILAPRSGAMGTIGECGIRAVQWAAERMNKDGGIGGRPIELVIEEETSPKDTIERFRRLVLQEKVDVVQGLISTGVSMGVAPVAEEEGALLIMWDGTTQDGVKEAMPNARYVFRSTDNECEAVMSSLLAVKYFPGKITRIAGINPDYSYGRNNWEAFRQILKRAGVEAEMVAEQWPKVGTMDLTSHVAALKAAKPDFIFSSMLFADLPVFMKQGSAAGLFEGVNLALPAAGWQINQLKKSFMPENIVFGHNTLYFALPTASPLQKAFVDDYMGRFKEAPNWEADRAYFALAAYKAGVEAAQKATGRWPKLDEVIDAIPKQEIQSLGGPARFRVDKIAEQTFYQGLSTNDNSFDFPTLKTVDSFTADQLQKPPGMDFWEWLKTSKLPV from the coding sequence TTGCAGACATTCAGTCTGCATATTTATGATATGTCAGACCTAGGACGAGCGTTAGACTCGCAGGGAGGAAATCTGATGAACATAAGCCGCCGCACATTGATGCGGGGGATCGGTGCTGCCGGTCTCGCCGCTTCCGCTCCTGGCATCTTCTCGCCAGCCATCGCACAGTCCACGCCAGTGCGTGTAGGCATTCTGGCGCCGCGTTCGGGCGCTATGGGCACCATCGGCGAATGCGGGATACGTGCCGTCCAATGGGCTGCCGAGCGCATGAACAAGGATGGCGGCATAGGCGGGCGTCCTATCGAGCTGGTGATCGAGGAAGAGACTTCACCGAAGGACACCATCGAGCGCTTCCGTCGCCTCGTTCTGCAGGAAAAAGTCGACGTCGTACAGGGCCTCATTTCCACCGGCGTGAGCATGGGCGTCGCTCCGGTCGCCGAGGAGGAAGGTGCACTGCTCATTATGTGGGATGGCACCACACAGGACGGCGTGAAGGAGGCGATGCCGAACGCACGTTACGTATTCCGCTCGACCGACAATGAGTGCGAAGCGGTGATGTCCTCTCTGCTCGCCGTGAAGTACTTCCCCGGCAAGATCACTCGCATCGCCGGAATCAACCCTGACTACTCGTACGGCCGCAATAATTGGGAGGCCTTCCGCCAGATCCTGAAACGAGCCGGCGTCGAGGCCGAGATGGTAGCCGAGCAGTGGCCGAAGGTCGGGACCATGGACCTCACCTCACATGTCGCTGCATTGAAGGCGGCCAAGCCCGACTTCATCTTCTCCTCGATGCTGTTCGCGGACCTGCCCGTATTCATGAAGCAGGGCAGCGCTGCCGGACTTTTCGAGGGCGTCAATCTCGCCCTGCCTGCTGCTGGCTGGCAGATCAATCAGCTCAAGAAGAGCTTTATGCCCGAGAACATCGTATTCGGGCACAACACGCTCTATTTCGCGCTGCCGACAGCCTCTCCGCTGCAGAAAGCCTTCGTCGACGACTATATGGGCCGTTTCAAGGAAGCCCCGAACTGGGAGGCCGACCGCGCATATTTCGCTCTCGCCGCCTACAAGGCCGGTGTAGAGGCGGCGCAGAAGGCGACCGGCCGTTGGCCGAAGCTTGACGAGGTGATCGACGCGATACCGAAGCAGGAAATCCAGAGCCTCGGAGGCCCAGCCCGATTCCGTGTCGACAAGATCGCAGAACAGACCTTTTACCAAGGCCTGTCGACCAACGATAACTCGTTCGACTTCCCGACGCTCAAGACCGTCGATTCCTTCACCGCCGATCAGCTGCAGAAGCCGCCCGGTATGGACTTCTGGGAGTGGCTGAAGACGTCGAAGCTGCCAGTTTAA
- a CDS encoding branched-chain amino acid ABC transporter permease — protein MMLGGVFHAAVLFLVAAGLQLVFGVQKIVNLACGSFYALGAYFAITSVSIATSLGLPGVAFLPVLLLAGLAIGLVGLPVERLLRTVYRRDESHQLLLTFGLLLVFQDVLRFFWGATPRTLDNAYLAYGTAEVLGVRVPTYNLLVIAASIAIAVTLGLFLQRTRTGRIIRATAENREMSEGLGVNSNRVFAAVFTVGCMLGTVGGALVVPASAASLEMAVELVVEAFAVVVIGGLGSMRGAIAGALIVGLIRAVAIMVLPEAEILSIYLVVILALILRPAGLFGKAVA, from the coding sequence ATGATGCTCGGCGGCGTATTCCACGCCGCCGTCCTGTTTCTCGTCGCTGCCGGACTTCAATTGGTGTTCGGTGTCCAGAAAATCGTGAACCTTGCCTGCGGCTCGTTCTATGCCCTTGGTGCATATTTCGCGATCACGTCGGTTTCCATCGCCACATCACTGGGCCTGCCGGGTGTGGCGTTCCTGCCGGTGCTATTGCTCGCGGGCCTCGCTATCGGCCTGGTCGGCCTGCCGGTCGAACGGCTGCTGCGCACGGTGTACCGGCGCGACGAAAGCCATCAGCTATTGCTGACCTTCGGCCTGCTGTTGGTGTTCCAGGATGTGCTCCGTTTCTTCTGGGGAGCCACACCACGCACGCTGGACAACGCCTATCTCGCCTATGGAACGGCGGAAGTTCTCGGCGTACGTGTGCCGACCTATAATTTGCTGGTGATCGCCGCCAGCATTGCGATTGCGGTAACGCTCGGCCTGTTCCTGCAGCGCACGCGCACCGGGCGCATTATTCGCGCCACCGCCGAAAACCGCGAAATGTCCGAAGGGCTGGGGGTGAACTCCAACCGGGTATTCGCCGCCGTCTTCACGGTCGGCTGCATGCTTGGCACGGTCGGCGGCGCGCTGGTGGTGCCGGCGTCGGCGGCGTCACTTGAAATGGCGGTGGAACTCGTAGTCGAGGCGTTCGCGGTCGTCGTTATTGGCGGACTCGGTTCGATGCGCGGGGCGATAGCTGGCGCGTTGATCGTCGGCCTTATTCGCGCGGTGGCAATCATGGTGCTGCCGGAAGCGGAAATCCTGTCGATCTACCTGGTCGTCATTCTGGCGCTGATCCTGCGTCCAGCCGGCCTGTTCGGAAAGGCTGTGGCATGA
- a CDS encoding branched-chain amino acid ABC transporter permease has protein sequence MSAPHIVESAAVPAAAPPATWNSGLWAFLVILVAMAGLPFFASTYTLTLMVPFFGLAIALLGFNLLFGYTGLLSFGHAMFLGIGAYTAAVMTSKLGILSFELILLASIAAATIVAIPVGFLCVRYTRIFFGMLTLAFGMLFHSILYKFYGLTGGDQGMRVLRPLLFGMEGEGGKTAFLTGPFYYYALGLLAVLGLVMWRIVQSPFGLHLQAIRENAQKASYLGVRVTRMRLAAFVISGIYGGIGGAILAITVGLADPEIVYWTQSGNLVFMAVLGGSGAFAGPVVGSLAFVMLQDAVMSQTQYWRFVMGSVLIILVIFFPGGLSGIASTVLSRFKRGS, from the coding sequence ATGAGCGCACCCCATATTGTTGAGAGCGCCGCGGTACCCGCCGCCGCTCCCCCCGCCACCTGGAATTCCGGCCTTTGGGCGTTCCTTGTGATCCTTGTCGCGATGGCAGGGTTGCCGTTCTTTGCATCCACCTACACCCTGACGCTGATGGTACCGTTCTTCGGGCTCGCGATCGCGCTGCTCGGGTTCAATCTGCTGTTTGGCTATACCGGCCTACTGTCGTTCGGCCACGCCATGTTCCTCGGCATTGGCGCCTATACGGCGGCGGTGATGACTTCGAAGCTCGGCATCTTGTCGTTCGAGTTGATCTTGCTCGCATCGATCGCCGCCGCGACTATTGTTGCGATCCCAGTTGGCTTCCTATGCGTGCGCTATACCCGCATCTTCTTCGGCATGCTGACTTTGGCCTTTGGCATGCTGTTCCATTCGATTCTGTACAAATTCTACGGTCTCACGGGCGGCGACCAGGGCATGCGCGTGCTGCGCCCGCTGTTGTTCGGCATGGAAGGGGAAGGTGGAAAGACAGCTTTCCTCACCGGGCCCTTCTATTATTACGCGCTCGGATTGCTCGCGGTATTGGGCCTGGTCATGTGGCGCATCGTGCAGTCGCCATTCGGGCTCCATCTGCAGGCGATCCGCGAGAATGCGCAGAAGGCCTCCTATCTAGGCGTGCGTGTCACACGGATGCGCCTCGCCGCCTTCGTCATCTCCGGCATTTATGGCGGCATCGGCGGGGCTATCCTGGCTATCACTGTCGGCCTTGCCGATCCCGAGATCGTCTATTGGACCCAGTCCGGAAATCTCGTCTTTATGGCAGTTCTGGGCGGCTCGGGGGCATTTGCCGGTCCAGTGGTGGGCAGTCTTGCCTTCGTGATGCTGCAGGATGCGGTGATGTCGCAAACCCAATACTGGCGCTTCGTCATGGGCAGTGTGCTTATCATCCTGGTCATCTTCTTTCCCGGCGGTCTGTCCGGCATCGCCTCCACTGTCCTTAGTCGCTTCAAGCGGGGGAGCTGA
- a CDS encoding ABC transporter ATP-binding protein, translated as MSALLAAQSVCKSYGAFHALKNVSLSIADGEFISIVGPNGAGKSTLVNVLTGLLKPTSGRVEFHGTDIGGIGPVELARRGMARGFQLVNIFPALTVRETLAVAAASRLKRIGNPFRSLGRDREINQAVAEIADIFNLRHRLDQQASALSQGEKKLLDVASAFALKPELILIDEPTSGVSTGDKHAIMELLIAACRKAGVRAIIQVEHDMDLVARYSDRIIALQAGAVLADEKPEAFFKDPALIAAVVGTRPPQMKAKSPGEATAFSAQTAPINGSVAC; from the coding sequence ATGTCCGCACTTCTCGCAGCGCAATCCGTCTGCAAGAGCTACGGCGCCTTCCATGCGCTGAAAAATGTCTCGCTCTCCATCGCCGATGGCGAGTTCATCTCCATCGTAGGCCCAAATGGTGCCGGCAAGAGCACGCTGGTGAATGTGCTGACCGGCCTGCTCAAACCGACCTCCGGGCGGGTCGAGTTTCACGGCACCGACATTGGCGGCATTGGCCCGGTCGAACTTGCCCGGCGCGGCATGGCGCGGGGCTTCCAACTGGTGAACATCTTTCCCGCGCTGACGGTGCGGGAAACACTGGCGGTGGCGGCCGCCTCGCGACTGAAGCGCATCGGCAACCCGTTCCGTAGTCTCGGTCGGGACCGTGAGATCAATCAAGCGGTGGCGGAGATCGCGGATATCTTCAATCTGCGCCATCGCCTCGACCAGCAGGCATCGGCTCTCTCGCAGGGTGAGAAGAAGCTGCTGGATGTCGCCAGCGCCTTCGCCCTGAAGCCGGAGCTCATTCTGATCGACGAACCGACATCGGGTGTCTCCACGGGTGACAAGCACGCCATCATGGAACTGCTGATCGCGGCCTGTCGAAAGGCCGGGGTGCGCGCCATCATCCAGGTCGAGCACGACATGGATCTCGTCGCCCGCTACTCCGACCGCATCATCGCCTTGCAAGCGGGAGCGGTACTCGCCGACGAAAAGCCGGAAGCTTTCTTCAAGGATCCGGCCCTCATCGCAGCGGTGGTGGGTACACGCCCCCCGCAGATGAAGGCCAAGTCACCCGGCGAGGCTACTGCCTTCTCCGCCCAGACCGCCCCGATCAATGGGAGTGTCGCATGCTGA